The DNA segment GCCTTTCCcggaggcagcaccgcagggtACTATCGAACTGCTGCCACCTTCCCACCTGGATGACACTGGGAAGAGTCTTCCGACGGACACAAACCTCCCGCGGATGTTTCCAGTCGCTCGCTGCTGTGCGTCAAGGGAGATGGAGAATTCAACCAGTTAGAAATACAAAGGCTTCTACGCGTTAAAAGGAGCACGGTAAAAGTCAAGTGACCCAGCACAGACACTCCAAAAAATGGTAGACGTTTTATTTTCCTCAGTACGGATATTCTTTACAGCAGAAGGTTCTCTTAGAAaactatatacatacatatatagtaCTGTGCATTTCAGTATATGCTCCTAGAGCCtctagaaaaggagaaagatcaACGTACAGAGAAATCCTCACGCTCCATTTCTGCGGCCCAAGCTCTTTCCAAGGAGGATCACCCCTCACCGGGGCCGGGACAAGACGCTTCCCACAACCACTTCCGCGCAGTTTTGGTGTCCCTTATGCCATGGGTTCACGTCTCTACCCCGTGCTTCCGTAGCACCGACAAACTTTGAATAATTCCTTCAATCACGAGAGACTGATGCTACACATGAGATCAAATAAGTCACGGGCACGGTAGTTTCAAGATGTAAAATTGCTTTAAACACAATTTTGCTGGATAAACAGAGCACACGTTTTATCAAGAGACATGATGACTCAGCTTCACGAGTCCTTGACACCTTTTCACAAGAacacttaggggaaaaaaaaataaaaatcaaatctaaGTTAGAGTCACTCAGCTGTTTCCTAATAAATTCTTACAGCTGACaaagaggtttttattttttttcctgcaagcagTTTTAAGAGAGTTATAAAGAGCTATCTGGGGAATGAATTAGTGTTTCAAAACCAAGTTACAAATCTATAAAACAGATTAGCATACTTCACATAAGGCCACAAACACTGCAAACTGTCAGTGCGACTATTTAGGATCATTAAACTTAATCTTTTAATTAGCATAAGCTTTGCACCTCCATTACTTATTTCCAATTCCAGGAGCAACCGAAGACACTTCCCGAGTTCCCGGGAGAGACGGctgtcggggtgtgtgtgtgggggggagaggACGGGAGCGCCGCTGGAAGGGGCCCCCCTTGCTAATTGAACATCCAGGTATCCGTCTGGCCTAATCCAATTCCGGTTTGAGTCGTATCGAGTGAGCGACAACCAAATGGTTCTGAGACAGTAAAAAGGCACGCACGGGCAAATCCACTTAGAGGAGCGGAGAACACAGATCTATCGTGCCGCTGGTGAACCCGCAACTTCCAACCCCCTTCAGCAACCAACGCTAATTAATTGTTACTCCCCCCGGTGGTTCTGCTCTTAAAGCCAACGGAGCCTTGGCATTCCCGAGTCGCATCGGGAACGGTGCACCTCGAGTAGTCAGTTTTGAAACGGATCTGCAGCATTGCcgggttggggtttggtttgttgtttctgggtttttttggggttttttttgggtaaATAGCTTGTGAAGAGAAGTTACAGGCACTGCTTACCTTGACAATCCCGACCATCGCTTTCAGTTTGAGTTTTAAAGTGCAAAACTTCATAGAGTCTTTGGGTTAAAAAAACCGTCAATTCCCACAGGGAGCTGGCGAAGAAAGAGCCAGGACACGGAGGGGAGATTGACAACTGTGAGAGTATCCCAGACATCCCCAACAAAAGCGAGATCTCTGCCACCTCTTGGATTTTAACCCTGGGGGCAGCTGCTGCGaatctcctccccctgcctcggcAGGTGATGCGTTGTTCAAGAAACAGTGGATTAGTAACAGTTGTGCTGGCAATCGCCTCTGCATCTGCAGATCTTTGTCTGGAAAAGTGTACACAGAGAGACTTTGGTGTTGCAtagtcttttttttcagagaggaacAGGCACTGCTGAAGGTTCTTCCACGGTATATTGCCACCTAATACTGTAGATGCCCTACACCCCTTCCAATAACATATATGTAAACTGTAACGGCTATGAATAAATATGCTCGAGAGCATCTCGTGGTTTAGATAAAAGCAAGGTATAAAAATCTGCATTAGACTTCTAAAGCTTTGGTCTAAACTGTGCTGTAACATCATCTGACTTGGTGAAGAGCCCTCGGAAGGGTCCCTCGTGTACAGCACCCGGCACGGCATGCCTCAGTCCACAGACTCCTAGTGGTTATTCTCTTAGATGCATTTCACCTCAGAACATGAACAGATCATCTTTCTCGCCCGTGGTGGAATCTATTTTGTTCCAGTCTACAGGTGAGAGCGTCTCCGCGCTCTGGATGTCCTGAGCCGTCAGCCCCGTGTCGAGGACGTGGGGGTTTGTTCTCGACTGAGCCAGTctgagagaaggggagagaaagagaaattaaggACACGCATCCCCGCGGTTCACAGCCTGGATGCTCGATGCATCCGTAATGCCCGACCCGAGCTGCGGGTCCACATTTCCACATCCTCCAGCGGAGTGAAATAACCCAGTCAGGGGGGAGCTGCCACATTCGCAGCTCCTTCACGTCTCTTGCAGCTCGGCTGCTGGTTTATCCTAACGTTTCCCCCACAGGCATCCAAGGAATTTGCAGCCTGGACATCCCGTATATTAACGGTCCGGCGGAACAGCGCCGGTTTCCTCCCCCCTGACGGTGGGTGCATCCTTTGCCGGGATCTTATCTCAGCCTAAAGGCTCCGCTGGCCGAAGGAGCAGCCTCACGGCAACGACACTATTTTCACGGTGCCGTATCTCGCTCCCCGTCGCGCTCCCCAGCCCAAGCGTTTAACTCTTTAAGCCACGGCAGGACACGGATGACGTTGAAGAGCCCCCAGGGTCAGCTTTAAAGGGTTTTCATCCCAGCCCATCCCAGACCTTTCGCAAAACCTAACGAGCCCCGGTTTGTTGTTGTGTTATTAAATACCTCTGTGAAAACCTAACAGCGCGGCATCAATTCTCCCGGGGCCGAAAGGTTAACTCAAATATTTGGTGTTCCATCCAGGGGAGGCGCGGTGCGGAATAAGCCTCGGATTAAAGCAGCCGCCGcgcacttttttttaataaaaaagaaaaatgaccagCCGTGATGTTGCGGCAGGAACGCGCTCGGAAGCATCTGCCTCGGCGGAGGAGCAGCCCAAACACTGAGTCACCAGAAGGCCAAGGGGGATGGGACAGCTCGGCGTCCAGCAATGCAAACCAAAAAGCCACAACCAGCAACATCTGCTTAATTAAGTGGAGCGAGGAAGAGAGGTGAGGAAAACAGACGACAGTAAGACATAAATTCAAGCAGCCCCCTTCATGGAACACGGCTTGGGACAGGGCTACGGGGGAAGTGGAAGCTGTAAATCGTTCCCGAGAGCCGAACAAGGCACGAAGGTCTGTTTCCTTAGGGCTGAGTGTGCGGTTTTTGTGCTGCTACAAAccctgggggaggctggtggCTCTCGGGGAGGTGACGGCGTCGGGCTCAGCCCTGTTACTGCCCGACTCCCTCCATCGGCACCTCCCGCCCGGAGGAAGAGTCCTGGCAGCTCTCTGTGCCTGGAGCATCACAACCCAAGGCTCCTCTTTGCCCAAACTGTGGCCTCCACAGCCCACGCTGCCCAAAGAGCGGCAGGGTGGCTTCATGTGCTGACCTGGAGGATGGAAGCCGTGAAGAGTaaagctggagcccctctgctgtgaggacaggctgggagagatgggggggttcagcctggagaagagaaggctccagggagaccttagagccccttccagtccctaaaggggctccaggaaagctggggagggactctggatcagggaggggagccacaggacgagagggaatggttttaaatcaaagaggggagattgagatgagatctggggaagaaattctttgctgtgagggtggtgagagcctggcccaggttgcccagagaagctgtggctgccccatccctggaggggttcaaggccaggttggagggggcttggagcaacctgggctggtgggaggtgtccctgcccggggcagggggtggcactgggtgggctttgaggtcccttccaacccaaggcattctgtgattctatcattcCCATCACCCCGCAGGGGCCCTGCATGAGGACAGACAGGAAAACTCATCTGAAACAAACCGGATTTGTTTAACATTGCTGGAGCGCTCGGTGTGCGTGTGTAGGAAAGCTCATAATTTGGATTGGGAAATGAACTGAGCCACGTGAAGCTACGGCCACAAACTCGGAACGTGCCCAGACGCACGAATCCCAGATGGGTGCATCAGAGTCACCCTGATGCAACCACCCTGCAACGGGGATGGTggagcagggaggctgctggTTTGGGGACAGATGGGAACCAAGTCCCAGGGTTCATCCAAACCTCACGGAGGGACGAGGAAGCATAAAGTCCCCGTGCCAGAAGCTGGGACCAGCATGGCCATAGCTAGCATAGGGGCTGGAAACAGGCAGCCTCAAACCACCCTGGCAAGCAGGAGCGGACACATTAACTGCTTGGGGAATTGAATTCCCTGTTACATACAGCCTCTCTCCATCCTTAAAAGGTTGTCAAAATATTTGGCTTATCAGCCAGCCTCCAAGCCTATCTTTCAATTAACAGCTGAGGCACTGATGGGGCAGCTGCCTAGGTCAGATCACGGGGGCTGATTAGATTAGAAGCATTATTAAAAGCCAGTCACTAGTCAAGTCTCCCGGGCTGGTCCCCCGGTGGCGCGAACTTGTAAAGGGAGTTATTAGAATTACCTTGAAAACGCCTCGTCGAGACCATcatccatttccttttttaaagagataaaaagagagagaattagtTGCTAAGAGAATGCACAAAAGTGTATTTAGAGATCCAGCTCTGCGCTTGAGCACAACaggcaaaatatatatatatatatatttatatacactgaCTGACTCCTGGGGCAGGTTTTATCTCGCTCTCTGCACAAGCCCCAGGGTAAGAGGCATAACTCCAGGTGGCCCAGGCCTCCTCAGAGCAGGTCCCAGGGCTCAGGTCAGGGATGCTGCGCTCCCCTTGCTGCCCAGGGTCAGGGCAGGGGCTTGGCCCATTCTCACCATCTCCAAACCAGGCTAATTCTGCCCCACCACCTGCTCAGGCTGGATTTGGCCCATCAGCTGGATGTCATCCCCCTCTGGGGTTAACCACAGCCCTCGGCTCTTCCAGCCCACGAGACTGGCACGTGCCGAGGGTTCCTGCTAAGAGGAGGGACCAGAACAGAGCTCAGGAAGATGCTCCAGGCGTCCCTCAGGGCTTTTCTGGATGAGGAACCTGGAAAGCAACTCTGCGGCAGCACAGGGGAAACCTGCGCTCCTTGGAAGCGGCTCTGGGATCCGTTATCTCTGATCTGCTCTTACGGTTTCCCAGGGAAAGCATCTGAGCTGCCTGGGGGAGAAAGGTTCCCCGTGCAGGAAGATGGGCTCTGTGCGAGGGCTTTGCTACAGACAGACTCCACTATTCCCAAAATCTTGTGATGTACTCACAGACTTAATGTAATATGTAAAGTATGAAAACTCTGCGAGAAGGGAGGGATCGGAGGCCGCTGATAAGCCTCCAGGATTTGGTACGACTTAGAACTGATCTTCAGGTTTAACCTGAAAAGCCTCAAGGCTCAGACCCGGCAGACTCAAGAAACAGGCTCCAGGCAAAGGCCTTTATCATTCAATTCTCCAAAATTTAGCAGACGGTGCGTTTCCAGGGAGGGCACGTGGGGGGGACGAAGTCCCAGGTCAAATGGGGCTTCAAAGATCGGCCCCGGCCCGGTTGGTGACAGAGCACTTGGGCACGGAGGAGGCTCCCCGATGGCTGCGCACCCAGGCAGATGGTCTGGGTCGTTATTTTTCTATTAGTAATCCACGAAACAATTAAGCCAGATGACTGAGGACATTTTAGAGAAGCCATCCACGCTCACACAAGCGCGATACAGCCGCAAacaagaacaagggaaaaaataagagtAATAACAAACATAAATATAACCTGGTTTTAGTGAACGGTAAACAAAAGCCACCAACTTAatgattttttcccctgaagagagCGGTGAGGTGGTCCCTCAATTAAGTGACAAACCACTGAGAAATGCTGCTCGAGAATAAGTAATATTCAATTATCCGACAGCGGCTTTTCTCGGGAGCGCCTCGCAATTTCGTTCATTTATTTACAGAGCCTGAGAAGGGCAGGAGGCACTCGAACACTGATCGATCCTTTCAAGCAGGACACGGAAACCCAGCTCCGAAACCCTGCCTGAAGGGCTCAGTCCCCCCCAGAGCTCCCTggggcggcggtggtggtggtgatgggggggtGTATCAAAGAAAAAGCCCCTGTGATGGGACCTGGAACACATGAAATGGAGGTGGCATCGCTCCCCGGCTCGGCAGACACCGCGGTGCCCCAGGCACACACTTACCCACACCACGTTGTTATTTACAGAGGAGCTGGGCCCGAAGATGCTGTTATCTAAGTGTGGGGAGTTTGCGCTGCCGGGCAGGGGCGATTTGGCAGGATCTTCTAAATCCAGCAAGTTCCCCGTGGCTGCTGCTGTGAACAGAGAGGAGAGGGAAtgaggcaggggaggggaaaCCAGAGATGACACGAAACCCAGTCTTTTTGCAGTAATCGCTTCCCCTCAAGAGCGGAATCGAAGGGTTCCATCAAATTCCTTCAGGATGGCCCCAAATTTTAGCCTGGAGGAGCTGCATTCACCCCAGCTGGGATGCGGTTTCAGCCTGTGAAATTCATGCTGTTCAGATCGGGCACCCGAAACCCTCTGGACAAGGACACGGGGGAGGATTGACCGGCTCATCCCTCCAGCAGCCGCTGGGGGAGGCTCCGGGGAACCTGCTTACGTTCGGAGTGAGTCAGGATCAGCCCCGAGCAGAGCTGAGACATCCCACCCCAGGACATCCCAACCCCAGGACATCTCAACCCCAGGACATCCCAACCCCAGGACATCCCAGCCCCAGGACATCCCAGCCCCAGGGTGGGAACAGACCCCGGACGATATCCTCAGCTCAGCCCACGGCATCGATTCAGCTTCTTACAAAGATGCACCGTTATTTTGTAGAACCGAGGGCAAATCCTGCACTGGGTGAAAACCAGTTGACAGCTCAGGGGCTGCCGGTCCCCCGCAGGCTGGGTTGTTCCAGGGAAGCCTCAAATCCTCCCCACCACCCCGCAGTgagggcagaggcagcagagccccagctgcGGAGCATCCCCCAGGCAGACGCCGGAGCCCAATCCTACACCCGTGCCAGCCCCGGGCTTCGTTTATCCTGATGTGCCACCGCTTGTGACAGATTCCTCCAGTCCTGGGCCTTCACACGGAGAAAGGAGATGTGCCACCCTGGAAGGAAGCCCAGTTTAATGCTATTTTCCTCCGTGCCAAATCCTCTTATCGCCATGGCCAGCACGGAAGAGAGATTAGCCTTTTGTCCCACTTCTCCCTGGCTTCGCATCCCGCGtttcagaggcagcagaggaCCACGGGGAGGCACTGAATTAGGAGGGGTTTTActatttaattgttttattttcacacACCTCTCCTTCCTTAGGGGAGCCGGAGGCAGAGTGGCACCTGGATGTCCATCTCCTTCAGCTGATGGGATGGCAAGTCTTTTGGGTCTGAGACAACCCCAAAAATCAAGCTCGGGGTGTGCGGGTCCACGCCAAGCCCATAAGGATGCTATGGCCAATTTGCCTCAGGCAGAAGTAACCAGATTTGGGATGGCAGAAGCTGTGTACGAGGGGCTGCAGGAGATATTAAGGGGGAGATGGAAGGACTTGGCAGGTCCTTCCTTGCCCTTCAGTGCTCTCCTGAGGGCAACATCTCTGCTCTGACCAAAATGTTGGCTCCTCGCCGATCCAAagccctgccaggagcctgccccGGTCAGGGAAAGCCCCGCAGCCCTCGGGCTGTTCCCCGTCCCCGAAGGCAAGCTCTGCCGTTGGTGACTTACGTGCGTCGGGGTGGGCAGGGGCTTCCGAGCTGGGGCTGCTCGTCCCTTCTCCTTCCAAGATGGACCTTTCCCGCTTCTCCTTCTCTGCAAAAGAAGAAGAGCCCATCACTGCCCACGGAGTGTTCCTCGCAAGCTTTTAGGGAGGGGGGACAGCTAGGATGGGCCACCAGGTCTCCTCCACCCACAGCAGCCCAGGCTCTGGGTGCATTTTATAATCTCGTGGAAGGTGAAAGCAAAAGTCCCGACGGCGGCAGAGCTGAGGCACCACAGACCAAACAGCAGGTCCTCCACATCCCGCCTGCGAGACAGGAGTGGGGCCAAAACTCAGCTGGATTTACAAGGCTGTTGAGAGAAACCTGGAAGACGCCTTAAATGGCAGCAGAGGTTGGACCAACTGTCACAGCAGCCTGGAAATTTGGAGGGCGTGGGGAAAAGGCACTTGAAAGCTGGAAAAAACCCTTGAACTTTCACGTGAAGagtgggaagaggggaaaaaaaactcaccTTCCTTAGCTGCTTGCCAGAGCTCAAATGCGATTTTGAAGGCCTGGGCTACGGTGAGGGTGACTGCTTGTGCCTGGAAAGACATCGGTGAGGCAGCACGTTAATCAACGGGTCCTCGTGTAGATTTAAATCATTTGGAGATGTTGGTTTGCAGATTCGTGTTAACCTGGATCCAACCAGCCCTCTGCTCCACACACTCCCcaccgggctggggaggggtaaTCAAATATTGATGGAAGCAGAGACCAGCTCCGTGTAGGACACGCAGCTCGCTGTAGACACGTCTTTAGGGGTAATGGGAAAACGGAggtggcagggacagggctgtcaCAGCCATCACGCTGACGGCCGGGGAGAGAAGAGCAGCTCCTCCCACACCCCACACCTAAGCGTGATCTAAACAAGTGCTGCACGGTCCCAGGCTTGTCCTCATGGCTCCCTGAGGGACGTGGGTCCACACTCCAGGGCTGGGCTGAGCATCACTCACCAGAGCAACtgacatccctggaggggttcaaggccaggctggatggggctttgagcaacctggtttagtgggaggtgtccctgcccatggcaggggggttggaactcgatgatctttaaggtcccttccaacccaaaccattgtgtgattctatgatcccaaaGGGAACCAGTGCCCAGGCCGAGCCCTGGCCTGTTGGTCCCACCAGCGCTGGGGAGGGATGTGCAGAGCTGTGGTCCATCCCCCCGGCACCACGCACAAGGATGCTCCGACAGCAGAGGGTAAAATGCCAGGAATTTGCAGCTCTCTCCAACAGAGACCAATCTCAGAGGCAGGACAAGAGAGCCCCCAGGGTCTTCCCCTGGCCCCCCAGCGCTAAAGTGGGGTCTCACTGGCTTAGACCAACAGCGTGGGTTTGTTTTACAACAGCCAGGGacacagcaggagcagggacaccttcccctTCAGTCCCTCCGTTCCTCCCCAAGCCGAGAGCTcgaacagcattaaaaaaaacccaccgccTTAAATAGCCCGAGTTGCTGGAGATGTATAAATAGTGACATAAATGCCAGTTTCATTAGGAGAAGGCAGAGCTCATGAGCAGTTTAAGTGCAAGGAGATAACGAGTAACACTCTGCAAGGCCGGGGCGCCGCAGCATCCTTGAGGCGTGAGTTTGTTTTACGAAGTTGCGAACTAAACAAGCCCAGATCCGGGTCCGTGACCCACggcccagggcagctgggaggatggagatggtggtggggggAGAGTGAACGGAGCACCAGGGTCCCCCAAAAGCCAGGGAGGGGTGAGGAGACCCAGCAAACCCATCGCTGCCAATTAAGCCTCGCAAAGCAGGAGAGCTCATTTGAATGTCGGAGCTATTTACATCTTTGATGGAAGTGCAAACGCTTTATGGCAAAAACTTAAATATGGTAATTAAGTATGAAACTCCTCACAGCTGTTTACAATTTAAGCTGTCACATCTGAATCAAGTTTAATAGACCCAGCTACCGTTGAGAATTACCCATGAACTAAAAATATGGACTAATTATATGCCCGTGACTGGTAGCTGTGCTCACATTCAGGgaccctgccctggggcagggacgGTCCCCGGTCCGGGAGCAGGACATCACCTCACCAGCACGACGTTCACGCGTcttaaagacaaggaaaaaaaaaaaaaaaatttctagttTTTGCCACAAAAGGCCTTGGAGAACTTTATTTGGAGGGAGACGCACTGGGCTGATGTACCACTGAGATAATTCTTTTAGCACTGGagagatttaaattttaatttgccgAGCGGGGCTTATCTTCGTCGTGCAAGGATGGGAGCACACACTGAGGAAAGGAGAGACAACTTGTAGCTTCCATTATTCTCTCCccggaaaaaaaaagcaagccggGAGAAGTGCAGAATATTAACAGAGCTGCATCGCGCTCCGGGCACAGGGATGCTCCTAAGGACCCGGGAATTGCCACACCGGGATGTACTGGGGAGGAACGGCTCTTGGGAGGTTGTTTCCCTGCAGATCCAGGATGTCCCGCTCCCTGCTCAGGCCCCACAACAGGCACCAAGGGAAGGATTTCTTGGGCAGAAGGATCTTacctgcctttcctctcccctaAAGCCCTTTCCTGCTGCGGggagggggctcagccccagctctggcCCCACTGGAGAGACCCCCAGGGCTCTCCTTGCCCCATTTGCAGCCGGTGCCCAGTGACCCGTTTCTCTCCCTCCCCGGCGGAGTCCCTGCCCATCCTGATGCACTGAATCAGCAGGAAAAAGTCCCACGAGTGGGTTCAAAGCAAGAGCCAGAGACAGTTTTCCATACACAGGTCTCTGCTCCAACCCCAACACGCAGCAGGGTCCGGTGCTGCTCCCATGGGGAGGACATGGCCCTGTCTGCAAAGACGCTGCTAAAAATTGGATGGGGAGCTTCAACGGCAAGAAATGGATGGAAGCCAAGGCAGCGAGCCCAGAACCGCTGGCTAAACGCCTCCCCATCAACGAGGCTGCCCCCGGGCACCTCCCCGCCAGCCTCCCCAGAGACCTCCCCACCTGCCAAAGCCTCTCCCCGCACCGGGCTCAGCCCGGAAAAGCGGATGCTGAGCAGGGAATAATCCCAGCGGCCGGGATGGCGGCACGGATTGCAGGGATTTTTCAGTTGCCAATGCAGGGCCAGGTCCTCTCAGCCCCGCCACAAACCTTGGGGCAGGAAAGGCTTTTACCTGCAAAGTGATGGGCTGAGTCCAGCCCAGAGCTGTGCCCACTCAAGAGCCAGGCACCGGGCAGCATCACCGGGATTAAACGGCCTGCGGTGACGGCAGCAGGAGAGTGGGTGCTCCCCCCACGGCCCTTGGCTGGGGCAGGGAACCCCCTTGCTCTAAACTAGGGTGTTATCTCACCGGCGCAGcccctctctgcttcctcctcctacAGCCACATCCCCATTTCTTCCTCTGGACTGACCATTTTCCGTTTGGTACAGAGGAAGGCATGGCACTCCAGGTTCTCATTGAGCTGGTTCTGGGCAATGTAGGCAAACACTTTATCGTGGATCTTGTCTGCCGTGCAGTAGG comes from the Numenius arquata chromosome 21, bNumArq3.hap1.1, whole genome shotgun sequence genome and includes:
- the LDLRAP1 gene encoding low density lipoprotein receptor adapter protein 1 isoform X3 produces the protein MDALKSAGRALLRSPSVHKPSWAGGRHKKLPENWTDTRETLLEGMLFSLKYMGMTLVEQPKGEELSAAAVKRIVATAKASGKKLQKVTLKVSPRGIVLNDSGTNELIENVSIYRISYCTADKIHDKVFAYIAQNQLNENLECHAFLCTKRKMAQAVTLTVAQAFKIAFELWQAAKEEKEKRERSILEGEGTSSPSSEAPAHPDAPATGNLLDLEDPAKSPLPGSANSPHLDNSIFGPSSSVNNNVVWEMDDGLDEAFSRLAQSRTNPHVLDTGLTAQDIQSAETLSPVDWNKIDSTTGEKDDLFMF
- the LDLRAP1 gene encoding low density lipoprotein receptor adapter protein 1 isoform X1 is translated as MDALKSAGRALLRSPSVHKPSWAGGRHKKLPENWTDTRETLLEGMLFSLKYMGMTLVEQPKGEELSAAAVKRIVATAKASGKKLQKVTLKVSPRGIVLNDSGTNELIENVSIYRISYCTADKIHDKVFAYIAQNQLNENLECHAFLCTKRKMAQAVTLTVAQAFKIAFELWQAAKEEKEKRERSILEGEGTSSPSSEAPASLSSLFTAAATGNLLDLEDPAKSPLPGSANSPHLDNSIFGPSSSVNNNVVWEMDDGLDEAFSRLAQSRTNPHVLDTGLTAQDIQSAETLSPVDWNKIDSTTGEKDDLFMF
- the LDLRAP1 gene encoding low density lipoprotein receptor adapter protein 1 isoform X2, which translates into the protein MDALKSAGRALLRSPSVHKPSWAGGRHKKLPENWTDTRETLLEGMLFSLKYMGMTLVEQPKGEELSAAAVKRIVATAKASGKKLQKVTLKVSPRGIVLNDSGTNELIENVSIYRISYCTADKIHDKVFAYIAQNQLNENLECHAFLCTKRKMAQAVTLTVAQAFKIAFELWQAAKEEKEKRERSILEGEGTSSPSSEAPAHPDAPAATGNLLDLEDPAKSPLPGSANSPHLDNSIFGPSSSVNNNVVWEMDDGLDEAFSRLAQSRTNPHVLDTGLTAQDIQSAETLSPVDWNKIDSTTGEKDDLFMF